The nucleotide window GATCGATCTGGTTGACGACGAGTACACCGACAGCGGACTCTTCAAGAGCCTGGGACTGTGGCAGCTGACGGCAATTGGCGTCGGCGGCATCATCGGTATTGGAATTTTCACGCTGGCCGGACTGGTGGCCAACGGCGGCGCCGACGCCGACCCGGTCGGCCCTGCCGTCATGATCGCGTTCCTGATCGCCGGCCTCGCCAGCGCCGCCGCGGCCCTGTCCTACGCCGAGTTCGCCGGCATGATCCCGCGCGCCGGCTCCGCCTACACCTACGGCTACGTTGCCTTGGGCGAAATCATCGGCTGGTTTATCGGCTGGGACCTGCTGCTGGAATACACGGCCATCGTGGCGGTGGTGGCCATCGGCATCTCCGGCTACTTCGCCGAGTTCATGTCCGGAATCGGCGTGGACGTGCCGATCTGGATGCAGGGCACAGCGGACACTATCGAGGGCGGCGTGGTCAATCTGCCGGCTATCGTGGTCTGCCTGTTCATCACCTGGATCCTGAGCCGGGGTACCAAGACTTTCGGCCGGTTCGAACTGGTTGCAGTGGGACTCAAGGTCCTGCTGATCCTGTTCATCATCGGCCTGGGTTTCTTCTTCGTCGACGTGGATAACTACACGCCGTTCATGCCCTCTGGCTTCGGTGCGGTGTTCGCCGGCGCGGCCACGGTGTTCTTCGCGGTCTTCGGTTACGACGCCATGAGCACGGCCGCGGAAGAAGCCACGGACGGCAAGAAGCACATGCCCAAAGCCATCCTGTACTCGCTGGCGATCGCCATGACACTCTACGTGCTGGCGACACTGGTGCTGACGGGCATGCAGAACTACACCGACATCAGTCCCACCGCCGGTTTCGCATCCGCCTTCCAGAATGTCGGCCTGCCGGTGATCGCAACCATCATCTCGGCCTTCGCGGTCATCTCCATCCTGACCGTCATGTTGACGTTCCTGCTCGGAGTCACCCGCGTGTGGTTCTCCATGAGCCGCGATGGTTTGCTGCCCACCTGGTTTGCGGCAACGGACCGGCACGGCACACCGCAGCGGGTCACCTGGATCGCCGGCATCGCGTCCGCCCTGCTGGCCGGCGTGTTCCCCATCCGGGCGGTGGCGGACCTGACCAACATCGGCATTCTCGCCGCGTTCGTGGTGGTCTGCGTGGCCGTGATCGTGCTGCGCCGTACGCGGCCCGACGTGCACCGCACGTTCAAGCTGCCGTGGATGCCGGTGGTGCCCGCGTTCGGTGTGCTTTCCTCCGGATTCCTGATGCTGCAACTGCACTGGGAGACGTGGGTGAGGTTCGGCGTCTGGCTGGTGATCGGTCTGATCATCTACTTTTTCTACGGCCGCCGGCACTCGCTGATGAACCCGGAAAGCCCGCGCCACGGTCGCCACAAGACCCACACATGACACAAAGGTTCGCCTGCCGTTCTTCGGGCAGGCGAACCGCATACTGGGAACATGCCGCAGGACACCGTCAGGATCGCCACCTACAACGCCAGCCTCAACCGCGCGGCCGAAGGCCAACTGGTGGCGGATCTGACCACGCAGGGCAATGCGCAGGCGCGGAACATTGCCGAGGTGGTCCAGCGGAACAACCCGGACATCCTGCTGCTCAACGAGTTCGACTACGACCAGGACCATTCTGCCGTTGACCTGTTCCGGAAGAACTATCTGGAGGTCAGCCATCACGGCCAGGATCCCGTGAGCTACCCCTACGCCTACACCGCCGCATCGAACACGGGCGTTGACTCGGGACTGGATCTGAATAACGACGGCGAACTGGGAACCGCCGATGATGCGTTCGGCTTCGGCGAATTCGAGGGTCAATACGGCATGGTGGTGCTGTCCAAATTCCCGATCGAGACGCCGGGCATCCGCACCTTCCGGACCTTCCGCTGGCGGGATATGCCGGGCAGCCTGATGCCCGCGGACTACTACTCCGTCGCGGCGCAGGACGCGCTGCGGCTTTCCAGCAAGTCCCACTGGGATGTGCCGGTGCGGATGGGCGGCAAGACGGTCCACGTGCTCACGAGCCATCCGACGCCGCCGTCCTTCGACGGGGACGAGGACCGCAACGGGCGGCGGAACAATGACGAGATACGCTTCTGGGCGGACTACATCTCCGGGGGCAAGCAGGCCGACTATATTTACGACGATGCCGGGCAGCGCGGTGGCTTGAAGCCCGGGGAGCGGTTCGTCATCCTGGGCGACCAGAACTCGGACCCGAGGGACGGCGGCTCCTGGCCGGGGTCCATCGACCAGTTGCTGAAGCATCCTCGGGTCCAGGATCCGGAGCCCGCTTCAAGGGGAGCGGTGGAGGCAGCCAGAAGCCAGGGAGCCAGCAACATCAGCCATCTGGGTGATCCACGGCTGGACACGGCCGACTTCCAGGACCATCCGGCGCCCGGGAACCTGCGCGTCGACTACGTGCTGCCGTCCAGAAACCTTATCGTCAGCGGAGCCGGGGTCTTCTGGCCCGAGCCGGGGGAGCCTGGGTCTGATTTGACCGGCGAATTTCCGTTTCCGACCAGCGACCACCGGTTAGTCTGGGTGGATCTGAAGCTTCCGAAAGGTCCAGCGTGAACCGGGCGGCCAGGCGGGTGTCCTAACCTTTGCGGCGCTGCCAGGCCAGGCTGTGGAGGGCCAGTGCGGTGGCGAGAGCCATCAGGCCGCCGGCAACGAGGCCAGGCGAGAGGACGCCGAGGAGGTACATCCACTCCGGCGAGCCGAAGCCCGAGCTGGCGCCGAACGGATCGTTCATGAACGCCATTGGACCCACGGCGGCCCAGACGCCCAACGCGGTGGCGCCTGTTCCAAGCAGCCAGAGGGCCAGCAGGAACGGATTGAACTTCGACCGTGTGGGCGGAGCAGCATCGTGCCCTTCTTCGCGTCCGGCCAGCTCGGGCGGAACGACTTCGGAGATGCCCGCCGCGCCGGTCAGGTCGGAGGAAGTGGAAGGGGCTGCCGGAGCTGCAGCGAAACCGACGTCAGCGCCGGCGCTACCCGCCTTGCCGGGGGTGCCGGCGTAACGCGCTGTCCGGCCCGCGGGGTCCGCGGAAAGGTCCTGCGGCCTGCCCTCGGCCGGTATCCGGTGCCCGCGCTGGTAGATCGGGTCGTACCGGTCATCGAACTGCGTCATGGCGCCCCCCAAATCTCTTGCAGAAGAATCTACCCGAACTTCGGCTGCGCTGTTAGGCTTGCACGCATGGGAACACTGATTTTCGAGTAGAGACGGTCTCCGCTGTACCGGCCGGCTCCAAAGCTGCCCTAAAGAAAATCCTGCTTGTTGAGGCTGTGCCTCCGAGTTCTTTTCCCGTACCTTTTGATGAAAAGACCCGTTTTTGCCGGGCTCTGTTCCGGCTTCTGGCGCACCCTCTCAGGCGTACATCGTAAAAAACGGAGGAACCATGACCACCATCGACAACAACCCTGACGCGGCCAAGGCCGAACTCAACGTCCATCTTGCCCCCGCTGCCGCAGAGAAACTGAGCAAAGAGCAGCAGAAGCGGCTCGCCGACGCCAAGGGTGCCAAGAGCCCGGGGGATCTGCCCGGCTGGCACAGCATCGGCAACAGCCACAAGCCCACGCATGCGAGCAACAGGCGCGGGCCGGCAGAAAAGAAGGTCCGCTGGTAGCAGCGGGTCCTACCACTGACAACCCCCAACCCACGGCGCAGG belongs to Arthrobacter crystallopoietes and includes:
- a CDS encoding amino acid permease; translation: MSNPDTSRSVLRRKPIDLVDDEYTDSGLFKSLGLWQLTAIGVGGIIGIGIFTLAGLVANGGADADPVGPAVMIAFLIAGLASAAAALSYAEFAGMIPRAGSAYTYGYVALGEIIGWFIGWDLLLEYTAIVAVVAIGISGYFAEFMSGIGVDVPIWMQGTADTIEGGVVNLPAIVVCLFITWILSRGTKTFGRFELVAVGLKVLLILFIIGLGFFFVDVDNYTPFMPSGFGAVFAGAATVFFAVFGYDAMSTAAEEATDGKKHMPKAILYSLAIAMTLYVLATLVLTGMQNYTDISPTAGFASAFQNVGLPVIATIISAFAVISILTVMLTFLLGVTRVWFSMSRDGLLPTWFAATDRHGTPQRVTWIAGIASALLAGVFPIRAVADLTNIGILAAFVVVCVAVIVLRRTRPDVHRTFKLPWMPVVPAFGVLSSGFLMLQLHWETWVRFGVWLVIGLIIYFFYGRRHSLMNPESPRHGRHKTHT
- a CDS encoding endonuclease/exonuclease/phosphatase family protein, with product MPQDTVRIATYNASLNRAAEGQLVADLTTQGNAQARNIAEVVQRNNPDILLLNEFDYDQDHSAVDLFRKNYLEVSHHGQDPVSYPYAYTAASNTGVDSGLDLNNDGELGTADDAFGFGEFEGQYGMVVLSKFPIETPGIRTFRTFRWRDMPGSLMPADYYSVAAQDALRLSSKSHWDVPVRMGGKTVHVLTSHPTPPSFDGDEDRNGRRNNDEIRFWADYISGGKQADYIYDDAGQRGGLKPGERFVILGDQNSDPRDGGSWPGSIDQLLKHPRVQDPEPASRGAVEAARSQGASNISHLGDPRLDTADFQDHPAPGNLRVDYVLPSRNLIVSGAGVFWPEPGEPGSDLTGEFPFPTSDHRLVWVDLKLPKGPA